The Paramixta manurensis region CTGAACATGGCAACGATGCGCTGAATGCCTCAATGGGTTACCAATATAACGGGGGAGAAATGAATAGCAGCCTGGTGCGCTCAGGTAAGCAGCGCGATTACCATGCCGATGTGAGCGGTAGCCTGTTGTTGCATGCCGGTGGGATTACGCCCGGGCAAACCATGAGCGATACCATGGCGCTATTGGTCGTTCCCGACTCGCCGGGAATTGCCAGCTATAACCAGTTTGGCGTAACCACTAACGCGCGCGGCGAAGCATTAGTGGGCTATCTAACGCCGTGGCGCGTTAATCGATTAACGCTGGATAGCTGGAACCTGCCGGATGGCATCACGCTACCGGTAAGTGAACTGGAAACCGTACCAACCAAAGGTGCCATCATCAAGGCAACCTTTCCCCCAACAGAGAAAGCGCCGGGCTCTTAGCACTAGCTGCTCTCTCCCGCTAGCAGAAAAAAGGCGCCCATTTGGGCGCCTTATTCATCAGGCTTGCGGACATTTATAAACCTGACCGGTCATTTTACTGTCCAGCGGGGCGAAGCTGGACCAGAAGTTTTGCGTTGGACTGGTGGCGCCGTAAATCACGTTACCGCCCATTTGTGCCGCGCGATTACGCAAATCGTTTGCCGCGCCGCGTAATGAACTCCCTTCGCCGCCGGAACCACTCAACCAGTTACTCTGTGAACCGGTGATTTCACCCAGAAGTTGACACTCTTTAGCTGGCTGCTGATCGGTAAAGGTGACGCGTTGCCCCGCGGCGTCAAGCTCATTGGTGGAACTACAACCTGCCAGCAGCATAGAAGCGACAAAAAGTCCCGGCAAAACGTTAATCCGCATTTTATTCCCCATTTATTATCATCAGAGTCTGGCAGAAGCGTACCAGAAAACCGCGCGTTTTCTTAAACATCCCTTGCCACGTAACCCATTCAGCCTGGTCTGTTATGCCATTCCGGGCTGGTCGGGCATACCCGAGCACTACTTATACTATTTTCACCGCTAAAAGAAAAACCCCCCGCCATTTCTGACGAGGGGTTTTAAGATTAAGACGTTAGGGCAATTACATCATGCCGCCCATTCCGCCCATGCCACCCATACCACCGGCAGCACCTAAATCTGCTTTATCTTCTTTCGGCAGATCGGTCACCATACATTCGGTGGTGATCATCAGGCCGGCAACCGAAGCCGCATACTGCAATGCAGAACGGGTTACTTTGGTTGGGTCCAGAATACCGAAATCGATCATGTTGCCGTACTCTTCCGTCTGCGCGTTGTAGCCGTAGTTACCTTCGCCACCTTTCACGGTGTTAGCAACGACAGACGGCTCTTCGCCGGCGTTGGAAACGATTTGACGCAACGGCGCTTCCATCGCGCGCAGCGCAACTTTAATTCCGACGTTTTGATCTTCGTTTTGGC contains the following coding sequences:
- a CDS encoding DUF4156 domain-containing protein, with product MRINVLPGLFVASMLLAGCSSTNELDAAGQRVTFTDQQPAKECQLLGEITGSQSNWLSGSGGEGSSLRGAANDLRNRAAQMGGNVIYGATSPTQNFWSSFAPLDSKMTGQVYKCPQA